A genomic region of Pradoshia eiseniae contains the following coding sequences:
- the paaK gene encoding phenylacetate--CoA ligase PaaK yields the protein MILHENETLPKAEMEDIQLARLQETVRNVYEKVPFYRDKFDQAAIQPSDIQTLADLKRLPFTKKTDLREHYPFGLMAVDQKDIVRIHASSGTSGKPTVVCYTRKDIDMWADLVARSIAIAGGQPGEIFHNAYGYGLFTGGLGLHYGAERLGMATVPVSGGNTERQISLIQDFNPAVIAGTPSYILNIIEKMETLGLDPADTSLKYGIFGAEPWSEEMRRTLEGKLGIKACDIYGLSEVMGPGISMECHEAQDGLHIADDHFIVEVIDPNTLEPVPDGEIGELVFTSLTKEALPIIRYRTGDLSSIQKGICKCGRTTTRMARIKGRIDDMLIIRGVNLFPSEIEHHLLKIAELAPYYQVHLHRSGVLDELALHVELSEEFYLAIGSDMNHPDILMLAKTIQHSMKNNCLVAMAIQILPPKSIPRSEGKAVRIIDKRAHGIQLETQG from the coding sequence ATGATTCTCCATGAAAATGAGACTTTGCCTAAAGCTGAGATGGAAGATATTCAGCTAGCCAGACTGCAAGAGACTGTTCGAAATGTCTATGAGAAAGTGCCTTTTTACCGTGATAAGTTCGATCAGGCGGCGATTCAGCCTAGTGACATCCAAACATTAGCCGATTTAAAGAGACTTCCTTTCACGAAAAAAACGGATTTGCGAGAGCATTACCCCTTTGGACTAATGGCTGTTGACCAGAAGGATATCGTACGAATCCATGCCTCCTCTGGTACGAGCGGGAAACCGACCGTTGTCTGCTATACGAGAAAGGACATCGATATGTGGGCAGATCTCGTTGCAAGGTCCATAGCGATTGCTGGCGGCCAGCCGGGAGAAATTTTTCATAATGCTTATGGGTATGGATTATTCACCGGGGGACTGGGCCTGCATTATGGGGCTGAACGCCTCGGGATGGCGACCGTGCCTGTTTCTGGGGGGAATACCGAGCGGCAGATCAGTTTGATTCAAGATTTTAATCCGGCTGTCATCGCGGGAACGCCGTCCTATATCTTGAATATCATCGAGAAAATGGAGACACTCGGATTGGATCCTGCAGACACATCGCTGAAATATGGCATTTTCGGTGCCGAGCCTTGGTCGGAGGAAATGAGAAGGACGCTTGAAGGGAAGCTTGGCATTAAAGCCTGTGATATTTATGGGTTGAGCGAGGTGATGGGTCCGGGGATTTCGATGGAATGTCATGAGGCGCAAGACGGGCTTCATATCGCGGATGACCATTTTATCGTGGAGGTCATTGACCCAAACACACTTGAGCCCGTTCCTGACGGCGAGATAGGGGAGCTTGTTTTCACTAGCCTGACAAAAGAAGCTCTGCCAATCATCCGCTACAGAACGGGGGATCTATCCTCCATTCAAAAAGGTATATGCAAATGCGGACGGACGACCACAAGGATGGCAAGAATCAAGGGCCGTATTGATGATATGCTCATCATCCGCGGAGTCAATCTATTTCCTTCAGAAATAGAGCATCATCTGCTAAAGATTGCTGAATTAGCCCCGTATTATCAGGTGCATCTGCATAGAAGCGGTGTGCTTGATGAACTGGCCTTGCATGTGGAGCTCAGTGAGGAGTTCTACTTAGCCATAGGAAGCGATATGAATCATCCAGACATTTTGATGTTAGCCAAGACAATTCAGCATTCGATGAAGAATAACTGTCTCGTTGCAATGGCGATTCAAATTCTGCCTCCAAAGAGCATTCCGCGCTCAGAAGGAAAAGCCGTTAGAATCATAGACAAACGGGCGCACGGTATCCAATTGGAAACGCAGGGCTGA
- a CDS encoding GNAT family N-acetyltransferase has translation MGYPELETNRLNLVQVKEEHTESFFEIMSKDEVTKYYGMDSLKSLEEASKVVESFQSTYENKRGIRWGIVLKDTGNFVGTLGLNNLSTWSKKAEIGFELHPSHWNKGIAFEAVKEVLRYSFENLELFRIGAVTYPQNDPSIHLLNRLGFTKEGLLRGYLYQNNQSHDSLIFSLLSTEWTKI, from the coding sequence ATGGGATATCCTGAGTTAGAAACTAATCGACTGAATTTAGTTCAAGTAAAAGAAGAACATACAGAAAGCTTTTTCGAAATTATGTCAAAAGATGAAGTGACTAAGTATTACGGAATGGATAGCTTGAAAAGTTTAGAAGAAGCTTCAAAAGTAGTTGAGTCCTTCCAAAGCACTTATGAGAATAAAAGAGGTATAAGGTGGGGCATTGTATTGAAAGATACAGGTAATTTTGTTGGTACATTAGGATTAAACAACCTTAGCACGTGGAGTAAAAAGGCTGAGATTGGATTTGAATTGCATCCTTCACATTGGAATAAAGGAATTGCCTTCGAAGCAGTAAAAGAAGTATTAAGGTATTCGTTTGAAAATTTGGAACTGTTTAGGATTGGAGCAGTGACTTATCCGCAAAATGACCCATCTATACACTTATTAAATCGTTTAGGTTTTACTAAGGAAGGTTTGTTGAGGGGATACCTCTATCAAAATAATCAATCTCACGACTCCTTAATTTTTTCATTGTTGAGTACAGAATGGACAAAAATATAA
- a CDS encoding gamma carbonic anhydrase family protein: protein MLVPYGKKQAVIDESVFVAPGAFIIGDVTIGEQSSIWFNAVMRGDEGPIVVGKRTSIQDNSTLHLYEGQPLTIGDEVTVGHNAILHGCTIGNRSIIGMGSTILDGAEIGEECIIGANTLISPGKKIPPRSLVVGSPGKVVRELGEKDLQLIQLSIETYVQKGREFKEILDQK from the coding sequence ATGCTGGTACCATACGGAAAAAAACAGGCAGTCATTGATGAGTCTGTATTTGTAGCACCAGGAGCATTCATCATCGGAGATGTCACAATCGGGGAACAATCCTCCATCTGGTTCAATGCGGTCATGCGCGGGGATGAAGGTCCAATCGTAGTTGGAAAACGGACAAGCATTCAGGATAATTCGACCTTGCATTTGTATGAGGGACAGCCTCTGACAATCGGGGATGAAGTCACCGTTGGCCATAACGCGATCCTGCATGGCTGCACGATTGGCAATCGCTCCATCATCGGCATGGGTTCCACTATTTTGGATGGGGCCGAAATCGGCGAAGAGTGCATCATCGGGGCCAACACATTGATCTCCCCTGGTAAGAAAATTCCTCCGCGTTCATTAGTGGTCGGTTCTCCCGGTAAAGTAGTGAGAGAGCTTGGGGAGAAGGATCTGCAGCTCATCCAGCTATCGATCGAGACCTATGTCCAAAAGGGGCGGGAATTCAAGGAGATTCTGGATCAGAAATAA
- a CDS encoding NAD(P)H-dependent flavin oxidoreductase, whose amino-acid sequence MKTIHELLHITYPIIQGGMGNISNALLTAAISEAGGLGTIGAGTRTPEEVDQMIQEVKEGTSKPFSLNIPITVTKYAKELVELAIAHQVPVVSLSAGNPGKLIPLLHKEGIKVIVVVASVKHAQKAEAAGADLLVAEGFEAAGINSSLEITTFSLIPQIANAVKIPVIAAGGIGDGRGLAAALMLGASGVQMGTRFIATKEAPMHEAYKERLLNASDTDTLIFGRTVGRVRRILHTPYAEKLIQIEQQGLTIEEYAQLTDEDKHVRAAMDGNLEEGFLNSGQVAGLITSIPSVKELLADIMKEADEQLQKGTALLKTYSHLS is encoded by the coding sequence TTGAAAACAATTCATGAATTGCTCCACATTACCTATCCGATTATCCAGGGGGGCATGGGAAACATCAGCAATGCTCTACTCACCGCCGCCATTTCTGAAGCGGGAGGACTCGGCACAATTGGTGCGGGCACCCGTACACCTGAAGAGGTAGACCAAATGATTCAAGAGGTGAAGGAAGGGACAAGCAAGCCATTCTCACTCAATATTCCGATTACCGTCACCAAGTATGCCAAAGAACTAGTTGAACTGGCGATTGCCCATCAAGTTCCTGTCGTAAGCCTTTCAGCAGGTAACCCTGGGAAACTGATTCCCCTATTACATAAAGAAGGCATTAAAGTCATCGTTGTCGTCGCCTCTGTTAAGCATGCCCAAAAAGCTGAAGCGGCAGGCGCTGACCTGTTAGTCGCAGAAGGCTTTGAAGCCGCCGGCATTAATTCAAGCCTGGAGATTACAACGTTCTCCTTGATTCCGCAAATCGCCAATGCGGTGAAAATCCCAGTCATCGCAGCTGGCGGCATCGGGGATGGCCGCGGTTTGGCCGCTGCCCTGATGCTTGGAGCAAGCGGCGTGCAAATGGGCACACGCTTCATCGCCACAAAAGAAGCACCAATGCATGAAGCATATAAGGAGCGGCTGTTGAATGCATCTGATACCGATACCCTCATCTTCGGGCGAACGGTTGGCAGAGTGAGACGGATTCTGCATACCCCTTATGCCGAAAAGCTCATCCAGATAGAACAACAAGGATTAACCATAGAAGAATATGCACAGCTGACAGATGAGGATAAGCATGTCCGTGCCGCCATGGATGGAAATCTTGAAGAGGGATTCCTCAATAGCGGTCAGGTGGCAGGCTTGATCACGTCCATTCCATCAGTAAAGGAGCTGCTCGCAGACATTATGAAAGAAGCAGATGAACAGCTTCAAAAAGGAACGGCTCTTCTTAAGACATACAGCCATTTATCTTAA